In Candidatus Contubernalis alkalaceticus, the genomic window CTGTGGTAGCTGCTGGAAGTATCCGCAGCAGTGCGGATATCATTAAAGCCATAGCCTTAGGGGCTGATGCTGTATATATCGGAACTGCAGCGCTGCTGGCTATGGGCTGTCATCTCTGCCGGAAATGCTATATGGGCAAATGCAGCTGGGGAATTGCCACTCAACAACCACATTTAATAAAGAGGTTAAATCCGGAAATAGGAACGGAACGTTTAGTGAACCTTATAACCGGTTGGAAACATGAAATAAAAGAAATATTAGGTGGGATGGGCATTAATGCCATCGACAGCCTCAGGGGAAACCGGCACATGCTGCGGGGAGTGGACCTGAACACTCGTGAATTGGACATTCTGGGCATTAAGGCCGCCGGGGAATAGGAGGAATTTTAAGTGAAGAGAATCTATGCCCGTGAAGAATACTGTGTTGGATGTCGATTGTGTGAAATATTCTGTGTGGTTGGGCATTCCAAATCCAAAGATATCATCAAAACCTATAAAAAAGAAGAAGATCGCCCCGCACCCAGGGTTGTGGTGTGGGAGAAGGGCCCTCTATCCTTTGCATTTCAATGCAGGCATTGTGACCAACCGGTTTGTGTGGAAGCCTGTATTACCGGGGCTTTAAGTAAAAATGAAGAGGGAGCAGTACTTTGTAATGAAGATAAATGTGTAGGCTGCTGGACCTGTATTACGGTATGTCCCTTTGGTGCAATAAAAAGGGGAGATAGTGAAAAGAAAAAGATTGTTAAATGTGACCTTTGCAGCGGGGAATCGGAACCATTTTGTGTGAGTCACTGCCCAAATCGGGCTATTGTCTTTGAAGAAAGGGGCGTGGAATAATGAAATACGTTATTGTTGGTAATTCGGCCGCCTCAGTGGGTGCAGTAGAAGGTATTCGGAAGGTTGATCCTGAGGGAACCATCATGGTTTTATCTGAGGAATCATATCCGGCTTATTCCAGGCCATTAATTTCCTATTACCTTGCGGGAAAGGTTAAGGAAGAAGATATGTATTATCGAGACCCGGACTTCTATGAAAAAAACCGGGTGGAACTGCTGATGGGCAAAAAAGTTATTGGGATTGCACAGAAGCAAGGAACTGTGGAAGTTGAAGGTCAGCAGCCTATCCCGTATGATCGTCTGCTTTTGGCTGTGGGAAGCAGTCCTTATCTGCCTCCCATAAAAGGGATTGATAATCAAGATTATTATTTTTTTAACTATTTTAACGATGTTAAGGAAATAGAACATAAAATTATGAATAAACAGGTT contains:
- a CDS encoding 4Fe-4S dicluster domain-containing protein produces the protein MKRIYAREEYCVGCRLCEIFCVVGHSKSKDIIKTYKKEEDRPAPRVVVWEKGPLSFAFQCRHCDQPVCVEACITGALSKNEEGAVLCNEDKCVGCWTCITVCPFGAIKRGDSEKKKIVKCDLCSGESEPFCVSHCPNRAIVFEERGVE